A window of Polaribacter litorisediminis contains these coding sequences:
- a CDS encoding MBL fold metallo-hydrolase: MNNSKMYLGYAGYCLSKEHHAISGGRKKDIVFNALWGLIEHPNEGYILYDTGYSKRFYKATKHYPDKIYAQITKVFITANEEVQAQLKAAGIASESIKHIVISHFHADHIGGLKDFPNATFHASQEAVEQFNKIPKILGFTKGILKELVPDNFMERISLVNDKTKVKLPILGECFDVFGDGHLITVPLTGHAAGQIGLLVATAKRSYFLIADSCWLQESYKKGVLPSSMVRLFFYSWKQFKSSLKKITDYHLNHPETIIVPTHCEKTTNPLVQSKINMNDL, from the coding sequence ATGAACAATAGTAAAATGTATTTAGGTTACGCAGGATATTGTTTGTCTAAAGAGCATCATGCCATTTCTGGAGGGCGCAAAAAAGACATTGTTTTTAATGCATTGTGGGGCTTGATTGAACACCCAAATGAAGGCTATATTTTGTATGACACCGGATATTCTAAGCGGTTTTACAAAGCAACAAAACACTATCCTGATAAAATTTATGCACAAATAACAAAAGTTTTCATTACAGCGAATGAAGAAGTACAAGCGCAATTGAAAGCGGCTGGAATTGCTTCAGAAAGTATCAAACATATTGTGATAAGTCATTTTCATGCCGATCATATCGGAGGTCTTAAAGATTTTCCGAATGCCACCTTTCATGCCTCCCAAGAAGCAGTAGAGCAATTCAATAAAATTCCTAAAATTCTTGGCTTTACGAAAGGAATTCTTAAGGAATTAGTCCCAGATAATTTTATGGAAAGGATTTCATTGGTTAATGACAAGACTAAGGTTAAATTGCCAATCTTAGGAGAATGCTTCGATGTATTTGGAGATGGACATCTTATAACAGTTCCTTTAACCGGTCATGCTGCTGGGCAAATTGGGTTGTTAGTAGCTACCGCTAAACGCTCTTATTTTTTAATTGCGGATAGTTGTTGGTTGCAAGAATCTTATAAAAAAGGGGTACTTCCCTCATCCATGGTTCGGCTATTCTTTTATTCATGGAAGCAATTTAAATCAAGCTTAAAAAAGATTACAGATTATCATCTTAACCACCCAGAAACCATTATTGTTCCCACCCATTGTGAGAAAACTACAAACCCATTGGTGCAATCAAAAATCAACATGAATGACCTTTAA
- a CDS encoding Rieske 2Fe-2S domain-containing protein: MNTQPQWYPIAILKKLSAKPKCFMFFEQPIVVYKGEQGWIAQKDCCPHRNYPLSKGKIVRGKLQCGYHGWQFDYTGNVTNIPGLKKQYKEKTCILTTYSTHEHNGLLWVCLAHNSPFYLKSKPLPDRKIFSYQTIIIGKTADILENFLDPMHTSFLHNGLIRSAAKPHKTTAEVRAIPHGVEIKYTEESHQSGIIGTMFGRFITHSYGRLSDGNIIDLEFYSKKGLEMTNRFIIVPGKGNENYFFSQITASKRWVPPWLKVWIVSPLFLLALRQDKKAIKHQFNNNLLFQSPKIKNTYLDLMRPYIDRMLAGEAWSVIEKDLELYI; the protein is encoded by the coding sequence ATGAATACACAACCCCAATGGTACCCGATTGCAATTCTAAAAAAATTGAGTGCAAAACCTAAGTGTTTTATGTTCTTTGAGCAACCTATTGTTGTGTATAAAGGAGAACAAGGATGGATTGCACAGAAAGACTGCTGTCCGCATAGAAATTACCCTTTATCGAAAGGCAAAATCGTTCGAGGAAAATTGCAGTGTGGTTATCATGGTTGGCAGTTTGATTACACGGGGAACGTTACAAACATACCAGGACTAAAAAAACAATACAAAGAAAAAACCTGCATTCTTACAACCTATAGTACTCATGAGCACAATGGATTACTTTGGGTTTGTTTGGCTCATAACAGCCCTTTTTATTTGAAATCTAAGCCATTACCCGATAGAAAAATATTTTCTTACCAGACCATCATTATTGGTAAAACTGCCGATATTTTAGAAAATTTTTTAGATCCTATGCACACTTCATTTCTGCACAACGGACTTATAAGAAGTGCTGCTAAACCCCATAAAACAACTGCGGAAGTGCGGGCTATACCTCACGGGGTAGAAATAAAATATACCGAAGAATCGCACCAATCAGGTATTATAGGAACTATGTTTGGCCGATTTATTACCCATAGTTATGGCAGACTGTCTGATGGCAATATCATTGATCTTGAATTCTATTCAAAGAAAGGTTTAGAAATGACCAATCGTTTTATCATTGTGCCTGGAAAAGGCAACGAAAACTATTTCTTTTCTCAAATTACTGCAAGCAAAAGATGGGTTCCGCCATGGCTTAAAGTTTGGATAGTAAGTCCTTTATTTCTGTTGGCGCTTCGTCAAGATAAAAAAGCAATCAAACATCAATTTAACAATAACCTTCTTTTTCAATCTCCCAAAATTAAAAACACCTATTTAGATCTTATGAGACCATACATAGACAGAATGCTCGCCGGAGAAGCATGGAGTGTAATCGAAAAAGATTTAGAACTTTATATCTAA
- a CDS encoding NAD-dependent epimerase/dehydratase family protein gives MHILLTGATGFLGWRTLEVLVQDPTIKHITASGRTLKPTHTIRHEKVTYVLGDLENKSFVDELFEKIDCVIHAAALSSPWGDKKQFESANVKTQINLIENAKKHGVKRFIFISTPSLYFEYKDAFNVKEEDPLPKKFVNEYAKTKRKAELLLIDSGIPFIILRPRALIGRGDTVIMPRLIKANTEGKLKIIGNGKNMADLTSVENAANAIVLAVKAKGAAVNEIYHITNGKPIMLWKVIRDVLQQLGKKPPVKKVPFKIVKTLAKLLELKSRITNSSEPTLTQYGVGTLAISMTLDISKAKNLLGYEPKVTTKEAIHEFVKWTQQDEQ, from the coding sequence ATGCATATATTACTCACAGGAGCCACTGGTTTTTTAGGTTGGCGAACCTTAGAGGTTTTGGTTCAAGATCCGACCATAAAACACATCACTGCATCGGGCAGAACTTTAAAACCAACCCATACTATTCGGCATGAAAAAGTAACGTATGTTTTGGGTGATTTAGAAAACAAATCTTTCGTTGATGAACTCTTTGAGAAAATTGATTGCGTTATTCATGCTGCTGCACTATCATCACCATGGGGTGATAAAAAGCAATTTGAAAGTGCCAATGTAAAGACACAAATAAATTTGATTGAAAATGCAAAAAAACATGGAGTTAAGCGCTTTATTTTTATTTCAACACCGAGTCTGTATTTCGAATATAAAGATGCTTTTAATGTAAAAGAAGAAGATCCACTGCCTAAAAAATTTGTCAATGAATATGCAAAAACCAAGCGAAAAGCCGAATTACTTTTAATCGATTCTGGTATACCTTTTATAATTTTAAGACCTCGAGCACTTATTGGCCGAGGCGATACGGTAATCATGCCAAGGCTGATAAAAGCGAATACCGAAGGAAAGTTAAAAATCATTGGAAATGGTAAGAACATGGCAGACCTTACTTCAGTAGAGAATGCCGCAAATGCAATTGTATTAGCCGTTAAAGCTAAAGGTGCTGCTGTGAATGAAATCTATCATATCACAAACGGAAAACCAATAATGCTATGGAAAGTCATCCGTGATGTACTGCAACAATTAGGCAAAAAGCCACCCGTTAAAAAAGTACCTTTTAAAATCGTAAAAACACTTGCTAAACTGCTAGAATTAAAATCAAGGATAACAAACAGTTCCGAGCCCACATTAACACAATATGGCGTAGGAACTTTAGCTATCTCTATGACCTTAGATATTTCAAAAGCAAAAAACTTATTGGGGTATGAACCAAAAGTAACAACCAAAGAAGCCATTCATGAATTCGTAAAATGGACCCAGCAAGATGAACAATAG
- a CDS encoding F390 synthetase-related protein has protein sequence MTFKTQILFALIRIRISKWLFANKPHKLQQKRWKKMQQNLLKSPFYKEKVLKKIPLENYPIMNKAKFMANFNEINTQGISLKEAMDVASKAEHLRNFSPTIKGITVGLSSGTSGNRSIFMASQKERAYWVACVLDRVIGISTKKTNIAFFLRANSNLYSSVKSKRIHFEFFDILKQLQLYIPQLHNLQPTILVAQPSVLMELASFIENGSLSITPLKVISVAEVLEPEDAEYLQSVFRQKIHQVYQCTEGMLATTCQYGHLHFNEDFLIIEKKYIDAEKKRFHPIITDLFRTTQPIIRYELNDILHEKSACACGSKFQVIHKIEGRSDDVLSFTSYQNKQIKVYPDFIRREIIGAHALITNYTVVQKNESLLELFIGESAYYELAKNKLQMFLKAQGIYEVEIQRAFKKNYSQGNKFRRIQNEWTKS, from the coding sequence ATGACCTTTAAAACTCAAATTTTATTTGCACTAATTCGGATAAGAATAAGCAAATGGTTGTTTGCAAATAAGCCGCATAAATTGCAACAAAAACGGTGGAAAAAAATGCAACAAAATCTATTAAAATCTCCTTTTTATAAAGAAAAAGTTCTCAAAAAAATCCCTTTGGAAAACTACCCCATCATGAATAAAGCAAAATTTATGGCAAATTTTAATGAGATAAACACCCAAGGCATCTCTTTAAAAGAAGCCATGGATGTAGCCTCTAAAGCAGAACATTTACGTAATTTTTCACCTACCATAAAGGGTATTACAGTGGGTTTATCATCGGGCACCAGCGGTAATAGAAGTATATTTATGGCCAGTCAGAAAGAGCGTGCCTATTGGGTAGCTTGTGTTCTTGATCGGGTCATTGGAATCTCAACAAAAAAAACGAACATCGCTTTCTTTCTAAGAGCAAATAGTAATTTATACAGCTCCGTAAAATCAAAACGAATACATTTTGAGTTTTTTGACATTTTAAAACAATTACAGCTTTACATACCTCAGTTACATAATTTGCAGCCTACCATTTTGGTTGCACAACCTAGTGTGCTCATGGAACTTGCTTCTTTTATAGAAAACGGTAGCTTATCGATTACACCCCTAAAAGTTATTTCTGTAGCCGAAGTATTAGAACCTGAAGATGCTGAATACCTACAAAGTGTTTTTCGTCAAAAAATACATCAGGTGTATCAATGCACCGAGGGGATGCTTGCTACCACCTGCCAATATGGCCATCTGCACTTTAATGAAGACTTTCTTATCATTGAAAAAAAATATATTGATGCAGAAAAAAAACGTTTTCATCCCATTATTACAGATCTGTTCCGAACCACGCAACCCATCATTCGCTATGAACTCAATGATATTTTACATGAAAAATCTGCTTGCGCTTGTGGAAGTAAATTTCAAGTAATACATAAAATTGAAGGCAGATCTGATGATGTTCTCTCTTTTACATCCTACCAAAATAAACAAATAAAAGTATATCCAGATTTCATAAGACGAGAAATAATTGGCGCTCATGCGCTTATTACAAATTACACGGTTGTGCAAAAAAACGAGTCCTTACTAGAACTGTTTATAGGAGAAAGTGCCTACTACGAATTGGCAAAAAATAAACTGCAAATGTTTTTAAAAGCACAAGGAATTTATGAGGTTGAAATTCAGCGTGCTTTCAAAAAAAATTATTCACAAGGCAATAAATTTAGAAGAATACAAAATGAGTGGACTAAAAGTTAA